From the genome of Paenibacillus sp., one region includes:
- a CDS encoding histidine phosphatase family protein: MKKIYLVRHCKAGGQDPSAELTDEGIEQAELLSDFFSDKGIEVIISSPYTRAVSTIRPLSDKRMIKIQIDHRLSERVLSSEDLPDWMERLNDTFSDLDLKLTGGESSREAMIRGAAVITELFHRPENNFIVVTHGNLMTLMLKHYDHRFGFGEWKSLTNPDVYELCKSDSADHIEIRRLWK, encoded by the coding sequence ATGAAGAAGATCTACTTAGTCCGACACTGTAAAGCCGGAGGACAAGACCCCAGCGCAGAATTAACTGATGAAGGAATCGAACAAGCCGAGTTATTATCGGATTTCTTTTCTGATAAAGGTATCGAGGTTATTATTTCGAGCCCTTACACGAGGGCGGTATCCACAATTCGACCTCTTTCGGATAAAAGAATGATAAAAATTCAAATTGATCATCGGTTAAGCGAGAGAGTGCTCTCGTCAGAAGACTTGCCTGACTGGATGGAGAGATTAAACGATACGTTCTCGGATTTGGATTTGAAATTAACTGGCGGCGAGTCTTCAAGAGAAGCGATGATACGCGGTGCCGCTGTAATAACCGAGTTATTTCATAGACCGGAAAATAATTTTATTGTTGTTACTCATGGGAATCTAATGACCCTCATGTTAAAGCATTATGATCATAGGTTTGGATTTGGGGAGTGGAAGAGTTTAACGAATCCAGACGTATATGAACTCTGTAAGTCGGATTCAGCCGATCATATTGAAATAAGGAGATTGTGGAAGTAG
- a CDS encoding TIGR04104 family putative zinc finger protein gives MQRCKECYEPFLYKELFLSGLTGYKPISCVKCNKKHTVTLSSRISSSLLIVAFPMSLSMYLLKDLIQINPVVIYLCIVIPTLFILPFVLRYKLEQNHKRG, from the coding sequence ATGCAACGCTGTAAGGAATGTTACGAGCCTTTCTTATACAAAGAACTATTCCTTTCTGGATTAACAGGCTATAAACCCATCTCCTGTGTGAAATGCAATAAAAAGCATACAGTTACTTTAAGCTCTCGTATAAGCTCATCCCTTCTAATCGTCGCTTTTCCCATGTCTCTATCGATGTACTTATTGAAAGATCTAATTCAGATTAATCCTGTAGTTATATATTTGTGCATTGTTATCCCAACATTATTTATTTTACCTTTCGTATTAAGATATAAACTTGAACAAAATCATAAAAGAGGATGA
- the aac(6') gene encoding aminoglycoside 6'-N-acetyltransferase, giving the protein MKRKEWELMIIEKAKPSNLDELTNLAMKLWPENSWDNLRTELEDLIQSEKDIIYLAFVEGECIGFIHMSLRVDYVEGSRSSPVGYVEGIYVEENHRRKGISKKLVEAGEQWSKSLGCNEIASDTEVDNYDSQQFHKKIGFREAGRIVAFIKNIE; this is encoded by the coding sequence ATGAAAAGAAAAGAGTGGGAACTCATGATCATTGAAAAAGCAAAACCATCGAACCTTGATGAACTAACTAATTTAGCGATGAAGCTTTGGCCAGAAAATTCATGGGACAACTTAAGAACGGAGCTTGAAGATTTAATACAATCTGAGAAAGATATCATTTATCTTGCATTCGTCGAAGGAGAATGTATTGGGTTTATACATATGTCTTTAAGAGTTGACTATGTGGAAGGTTCTCGTTCAAGTCCAGTAGGGTATGTAGAGGGGATCTACGTGGAGGAGAACCATCGAAGAAAAGGAATATCCAAGAAATTGGTTGAGGCAGGAGAACAATGGTCAAAGTCATTGGGATGTAATGAAATTGCGTCAGATACTGAGGTAGATAATTATGATAGTCAGCAATTCCACAAAAAGATTGGATTCAGAGAAGCAGGAAGAATAGTTGCCTTCATTAAAAACATAGAGTAG
- a CDS encoding PH domain-containing protein, producing MKFQTKRDQFFIVFWIVTLIIINLGFLLPLLGGGKSWGDTIVVIILDLLFTVFFIWLAVDLSYVIKNDHILVKGGIFRSKIKYEDITKISGKPNIWAGYRMIFSRDAIEIFYKTGFMGSVIISPVNKTLFIQELVRRNNQIKIEGFDKD from the coding sequence TTGAAGTTTCAAACGAAAAGAGATCAATTCTTTATTGTTTTTTGGATTGTAACGCTAATCATAATAAACCTCGGATTCTTATTGCCGTTATTGGGCGGTGGAAAATCGTGGGGTGATACAATCGTTGTAATCATTTTGGATCTGCTATTTACAGTTTTTTTTATTTGGCTGGCTGTGGACCTGAGTTACGTAATAAAGAATGATCACATACTCGTTAAAGGCGGGATCTTTAGGTCCAAAATCAAATACGAAGATATCACCAAGATTAGCGGAAAACCGAATATTTGGGCAGGGTACCGAATGATTTTCTCGAGAGATGCTATTGAGATATTCTACAAAACTGGCTTTATGGGGAGTGTAATCATTTCGCCGGTTAATAAAACGTTGTTTATTCAAGAGCTAGTTAGGAGGAATAATCAAATAAAAATCGAGGGATTTGATAAAGACTAA
- a CDS encoding GyrI-like domain-containing protein, producing the protein MNDSQVEIVELEEKHFVGIAVTVSFQRHDPERIREASQLFYARRKEISGIVNEQQYVCPHFANDLLFTYIYSMEVSEVRDIPKGMIGFSIPSQKYAKVRTKDQDPYKLIKTYLRDNGFENNERSVALEIFKFGEDQHVNHADIFVPIK; encoded by the coding sequence ATGAACGATAGTCAGGTGGAAATTGTCGAATTGGAAGAAAAACACTTTGTCGGCATAGCCGTAACTGTTTCGTTCCAAAGACATGACCCCGAAAGAATAAGAGAGGCTAGTCAACTTTTTTACGCTAGAAGAAAGGAAATTTCCGGAATAGTCAACGAGCAACAATATGTGTGCCCCCATTTTGCAAACGATCTCCTGTTTACCTACATATATTCCATGGAGGTGTCGGAAGTCAGGGATATCCCTAAAGGGATGATTGGTTTCAGCATTCCCAGCCAAAAATACGCGAAGGTGAGGACGAAGGACCAAGACCCTTATAAACTAATCAAGACCTACTTAAGGGATAATGGGTTTGAGAACAACGAGAGGTCAGTAGCGTTAGAAATATTCAAGTTTGGCGAAGACCAGCATGTTAATCACGCGGATATCTTCGTGCCCATAAAATAG
- a CDS encoding NUDIX domain-containing protein — protein MKPIRNSAKAIIVDNNRLLLTKNQDKQGYFYLFPGGGQEKGEELKAAVARECMEELGCKVWVGDIVFIREYIGKNHEFSEWDFDVHQVEFYFECGLAEPNVTFNGSNPDDDQVDVEWVEFDRLSDIRIYPKKLVERIVERQGKPCYIGDTN, from the coding sequence ATGAAACCTATTAGAAATTCGGCGAAAGCAATTATTGTGGATAACAACAGACTGCTTCTGACCAAGAATCAAGACAAACAGGGTTATTTCTACTTGTTCCCCGGAGGCGGACAAGAAAAAGGAGAAGAACTAAAAGCGGCAGTTGCTAGAGAGTGCATGGAAGAGTTGGGTTGTAAGGTATGGGTTGGAGATATCGTATTTATAAGGGAATACATAGGGAAAAATCATGAGTTTTCTGAGTGGGATTTCGATGTTCACCAAGTTGAGTTTTATTTTGAATGTGGGCTTGCCGAACCGAACGTAACCTTCAACGGGTCAAACCCGGACGATGACCAAGTCGATGTTGAATGGGTAGAGTTTGATCGTCTGAGTGACATAAGGATTTATCCGAAAAAATTAGTTGAACGGATCGTGGAGAGACAAGGGAAACCATGTTATATAGGGGACACCAATTAA
- a CDS encoding extracellular solute-binding protein produces MKGRKVWSMTVSLVLSLSLIAGCAGGTGTEPSNDGGGQAETSKTNEPAAPAAGGSASAEPLELQFMVPSYSDVPDMNDEYWSEWQKRTNTKLDVEWIPSGDYDTKFDLVLASGNLPEILVATSATRPTLLSAIKQGAFWDLTPFFGDFSEYPNLKNNSEPNVWNYLKVDGKIYGIPRNRPHIDVAINIRKDWLDKFNLPVPTTIDEYANALKTIVKGDPDGNGKNDTIGILGHGFLLDDGDNNYMGPFGALDPVFNEQGGLVKDNLTTNYTEMVAWFRDLYANGVLAKEFSAIKKTQAEEMFATGRAASYARNIWRDYTWEQEIRKVQPEAELITLPPLEGPRGNSAGLATPFFGAMYISKKVPEEKVKQILAYMDMTATQEYTDFNYYGIENVHHTVVDGQPQLTELGKKQVTTNANQVFAMAYNNKMKVVNPSAPKAYNDAKMESVKIFAEVGKINIFSVISSDTWTAEWPKYQAEWESMVVKAIVGQISMEEYQAYVDGLNGKPEIQKAYQEFAQAYKEKIGN; encoded by the coding sequence ATGAAGGGTCGCAAAGTTTGGAGCATGACGGTTTCGCTGGTACTGTCGCTAAGTTTGATTGCAGGTTGTGCCGGGGGAACGGGGACCGAGCCGAGCAACGACGGAGGAGGTCAGGCCGAAACGTCGAAAACGAACGAGCCGGCCGCTCCGGCGGCAGGAGGATCGGCAAGCGCGGAGCCTTTGGAACTCCAATTTATGGTGCCATCGTATTCCGACGTGCCGGACATGAACGACGAATATTGGTCGGAATGGCAAAAGCGCACGAATACGAAGCTGGATGTCGAGTGGATTCCGTCCGGAGATTACGACACGAAGTTCGACCTTGTCCTTGCATCGGGCAACCTGCCGGAAATATTGGTAGCGACGAGCGCGACGCGGCCGACGCTGCTTAGCGCGATCAAGCAAGGCGCGTTCTGGGATTTAACGCCGTTCTTCGGGGATTTCAGCGAATATCCGAATCTGAAGAACAACAGCGAACCGAACGTATGGAACTATTTAAAGGTAGACGGCAAAATCTACGGCATTCCGCGGAACCGTCCGCACATCGACGTGGCAATTAACATTCGGAAGGACTGGCTGGACAAGTTCAATCTGCCGGTGCCGACGACGATCGACGAGTATGCGAATGCGCTCAAGACGATCGTAAAGGGCGATCCGGACGGCAACGGGAAGAACGATACGATCGGCATCCTCGGTCACGGCTTCCTGCTGGACGACGGAGACAACAACTACATGGGTCCTTTCGGCGCGCTCGACCCGGTGTTTAACGAGCAAGGCGGTCTCGTCAAGGACAACTTGACGACGAATTACACCGAGATGGTCGCTTGGTTCCGCGATTTGTACGCGAACGGCGTGCTTGCGAAGGAGTTCTCCGCGATAAAGAAGACGCAGGCGGAAGAGATGTTCGCCACGGGCCGCGCCGCTTCTTACGCGCGTAACATCTGGCGCGATTATACGTGGGAGCAGGAAATTCGCAAGGTGCAGCCGGAAGCGGAGCTGATCACGCTTCCTCCGCTCGAAGGTCCGAGAGGCAACAGCGCGGGGCTCGCGACGCCGTTCTTCGGCGCGATGTATATCTCCAAGAAGGTGCCGGAGGAAAAGGTGAAGCAAATCCTTGCGTACATGGATATGACGGCGACGCAGGAGTATACGGATTTCAACTACTACGGCATCGAGAACGTACATCACACCGTGGTCGACGGTCAGCCGCAGCTGACGGAGCTCGGCAAGAAGCAGGTGACGACGAACGCGAACCAAGTATTCGCGATGGCTTATAACAACAAAATGAAGGTCGTCAACCCGTCGGCGCCGAAGGCGTACAACGACGCGAAAATGGAGTCGGTTAAGATATTCGCGGAGGTCGGCAAGATCAACATCTTCTCCGTGATCAGCTCCGATACGTGGACGGCGGAATGGCCGAAGTATCAAGCGGAATGGGAGTCGATGGTCGTCAAGGCGATCGTCGGACAAATTTCGATGGAAGAGTACCAAGCGTACGTCGACGGATTGAACGGTAAGCCGGAGATTCAGAAGGCATATCAGGAATTCGCGCAAGCGTACAAAGAAAAGATCGGTAACTAA
- a CDS encoding alpha-amylase family protein encodes MGKADWLEQRSRGVHLTIRDIDVIDFDAERLATDLKAMSVNVLSFFCAGYVTVHPTSLSIRVSPFLGDRDLTGDIVKALHAQDIRAVPAMDLSLIPGNAAELHPDWCSLDRDGHPYKANKDLGNFYIACPLSGYQNEYLSEILREIVTRYDVDGIKFGGGSYGFSSYGNGICYCARCQEAYKEYSGNEVPANDDWNDPNWGVFQRWRQQRVVDRSKFLYDLVKSLRADLPVMCNSVAFGDPGWTTKGALDIERMAQYIDAVQVEAQTRVRVEGDTNHWDFLMMPAEEANFLNTVSDHQPWVLASYFQAWPWRRNAVPPAEQKVYMAQIYANGGNAILNLSGGPPKVHEDQRGFPAVASLYSFVEKNQAYFANDRSAANVALLYSQDTLFYYGRDDAKARYVEAIRGFEQALSDYHIPFDIISDNFVNTGDLSKYAAIVLPSAACMSDSTAEALRAYVSNGGSLVATFETSLFDTDGNKRDEFLLSDLFQAAYQTTESVMGENNGVFKQAYMNIRDASHPLLKTIGDTKVIPASNQFCRVSAKNGGSVPLTLSAAFRVFPEGMSYTQQPDTGHPMAIASEHASGGRTVYFPGQPDTAYLRAGYPDWALLLANAVKWAVNDSLPLQTDAPQTVLTTIRSLQNKQAVHLVNVNGGRRMFAEIIPARDITVTLPATDAFRPKRAYLLSDHVPLALKTDAQTVSVTVPVVIDYDVVVFEA; translated from the coding sequence ATGGGAAAAGCGGATTGGTTAGAGCAACGGTCGAGAGGCGTACATTTAACCATACGGGATATCGATGTCATCGACTTCGACGCAGAACGGTTAGCCACCGATCTGAAGGCGATGAGCGTGAACGTGTTGTCGTTCTTTTGCGCAGGCTATGTCACCGTGCATCCGACGTCGCTGTCCATCCGGGTCAGTCCGTTTCTTGGAGACCGCGATTTAACGGGCGACATCGTAAAGGCGCTGCATGCGCAGGACATTCGTGCGGTTCCTGCGATGGACTTAAGCTTGATTCCAGGCAACGCGGCGGAGCTGCATCCGGACTGGTGCTCGCTTGACCGGGACGGACATCCGTATAAGGCAAACAAGGACTTAGGCAATTTCTATATCGCTTGTCCGTTGAGCGGATACCAGAACGAATACTTGTCGGAAATTTTGCGAGAAATCGTGACTCGCTACGATGTGGACGGCATTAAGTTCGGGGGAGGCAGCTACGGGTTCTCTTCGTATGGCAATGGCATTTGCTATTGTGCACGCTGCCAAGAAGCGTATAAGGAATACAGCGGCAATGAAGTGCCGGCGAACGACGATTGGAACGACCCGAACTGGGGCGTATTTCAACGCTGGAGACAACAGCGCGTCGTCGATCGATCGAAGTTTCTATACGATCTCGTGAAGTCGCTTCGCGCGGATTTGCCGGTGATGTGCAACAGCGTCGCCTTCGGTGACCCGGGCTGGACGACGAAAGGCGCGCTCGACATCGAACGGATGGCGCAGTACATCGATGCCGTGCAGGTCGAAGCGCAGACGCGCGTTCGCGTGGAGGGCGACACGAACCACTGGGACTTCTTGATGATGCCGGCGGAGGAAGCGAACTTTCTCAATACGGTCAGCGATCATCAGCCGTGGGTGCTGGCGTCGTACTTCCAAGCGTGGCCATGGCGCAGAAATGCGGTCCCTCCGGCGGAGCAGAAGGTCTATATGGCGCAGATTTACGCGAACGGCGGCAATGCGATTTTGAATTTGTCCGGCGGTCCGCCTAAGGTACATGAAGACCAAAGGGGGTTCCCGGCGGTTGCTTCCTTGTATTCATTCGTGGAGAAAAACCAAGCGTATTTCGCAAACGACCGATCGGCGGCCAACGTCGCGCTTCTATACTCGCAGGACACTCTGTTTTATTATGGGAGAGACGATGCGAAGGCTCGTTACGTCGAGGCGATCCGCGGCTTCGAACAAGCGTTGTCGGATTATCACATTCCGTTCGATATCATCTCCGACAACTTCGTGAACACCGGAGATCTTTCGAAATATGCCGCGATCGTGTTGCCATCGGCCGCTTGTATGTCCGATTCGACCGCGGAAGCGTTGCGGGCCTACGTGAGCAATGGGGGAAGCCTAGTCGCAACCTTCGAGACGTCTTTGTTCGATACCGACGGCAACAAGCGCGACGAGTTCTTGCTCTCGGATTTGTTCCAAGCCGCGTATCAAACGACGGAATCGGTCATGGGCGAAAATAACGGCGTGTTTAAACAGGCGTATATGAACATCCGAGACGCGTCCCATCCGCTCCTGAAGACCATTGGCGATACGAAGGTCATCCCGGCGTCCAACCAGTTCTGCCGAGTAAGCGCGAAGAACGGCGGATCCGTACCGTTGACGTTGTCGGCCGCATTCCGCGTGTTCCCTGAGGGGATGTCGTACACGCAGCAACCGGACACCGGACATCCTATGGCGATTGCATCGGAGCACGCGTCCGGAGGAAGGACCGTGTACTTCCCGGGTCAACCGGATACGGCATACCTGCGGGCCGGCTATCCGGACTGGGCGCTGCTGCTCGCGAACGCGGTCAAATGGGCGGTCAACGATTCGTTGCCGCTGCAGACGGATGCGCCGCAGACGGTGCTGACGACGATTCGTTCCCTGCAAAACAAGCAGGCGGTGCATCTCGTCAACGTCAATGGCGGCCGGCGCATGTTCGCCGAAATCATCCCGGCACGGGACATTACCGTCACGCTTCCGGCCACGGACGCGTTCCGTCCGAAGCGCGCGTACCTGCTGTCGGATCATGTGCCGTTAGCGCTGAAAACCGATGCGCAAACCGTATCGGTTACGGTGCCGGTTGTAATCGATTACGACGTCGTAGTATTCGAGGCGTAA
- a CDS encoding helix-turn-helix domain-containing protein: MANWKTYLGMGNVNKKTVNPRKYLLRLIWLSCISACIPVILASAAYHYISMSRMEQYIHAESDASLLLMKDRAERVLQGIEQESLQLAKDPLLSKMIGHPHHPQSLIWHIELLDRLSVAKNMNGFISEIFLYLDAEGLVVSNEYGVIARNEFKHESDIQALMQSGRLSQWARLPSSGKDGYITFARMLPMVGGGEAKAVLAFEIEAASFASFLEADTVVIPRGSELIILNYRELFGTNAEENARKQELAAQLQAIDNIAAAGKNEERFVAPGIDGKPAHYHYTKNIFSRTYVTIVPEHVITSQFRWIGGMTLLILLSFMGIGMILTWITARKAYSPIERLIDYSRSLNAERVPVKENELEYIKATLDQLNKEKHHLSEFMEKIEPSMREKCLQQLLVGQYTNHARLLQDCKNYGINTQFTNVVLIVQAENLHSDKRFLPEERSIVAFALANVMEEILRAQASLQGHVVPYQGAGVAIVQFNSGLDQNHMHERTLEYAHAVSSALKSVLAFDVTVGIGRYYSHIADARVSYKEAQNALQYRIFQDSERILFIEDVESEKKQTILRYPRELEADMIDALDREDASMATEHLRKFADLLRGSQSYVFIHQSYHLLLSSLIASLDKHNVNQMELMEQNLFEQLKTKQTFSEVFGWFEQTVFPLYVCLTRSERESDSETGIQYICKYIRENCGEDLSLVQCAEMIGVSPSYLSRLFKKEMGMNFLEYVVECKVSEAKRLLRETERSISEIALAVGYSERNLNRIFQRHIQLSPGNYRAKYR; encoded by the coding sequence ATGGCTAACTGGAAAACGTATTTGGGAATGGGTAATGTTAACAAAAAAACGGTGAATCCGCGGAAATACCTGCTTCGATTAATATGGCTCAGCTGTATTTCCGCCTGCATTCCGGTCATTCTCGCAAGCGCTGCGTACCACTATATTTCGATGAGCCGGATGGAGCAGTACATTCATGCGGAAAGCGACGCCTCGTTGCTTCTCATGAAGGACCGGGCGGAACGGGTGCTGCAAGGCATCGAACAGGAGTCGCTCCAGTTAGCCAAGGACCCGCTGCTCTCGAAGATGATCGGTCACCCGCATCATCCGCAATCGCTCATCTGGCATATCGAGCTATTGGACCGGCTGTCGGTGGCGAAAAACATGAACGGCTTTATCAGCGAAATCTTCCTCTACCTGGACGCCGAAGGTTTAGTAGTATCGAACGAATACGGCGTAATCGCAAGGAATGAGTTCAAGCACGAAAGCGATATCCAAGCCCTGATGCAAAGCGGCCGGCTGTCCCAATGGGCCCGGCTGCCAAGCAGCGGGAAGGACGGTTACATTACGTTCGCCCGTATGCTGCCGATGGTCGGCGGGGGGGAAGCGAAGGCCGTGCTAGCATTCGAGATCGAAGCCGCCTCGTTCGCTAGCTTCCTCGAAGCGGACACCGTCGTCATTCCCAGAGGCTCGGAACTGATCATCTTAAATTACCGTGAATTGTTCGGTACAAACGCTGAAGAGAATGCCCGCAAGCAGGAACTGGCCGCACAGCTGCAAGCGATCGACAATATCGCCGCCGCCGGGAAAAACGAGGAGCGCTTCGTCGCTCCGGGCATTGACGGCAAGCCGGCCCACTACCATTACACGAAGAACATATTCTCCAGGACATATGTAACGATCGTCCCTGAGCACGTAATTACGAGCCAGTTCCGCTGGATCGGAGGCATGACGCTGCTTATCCTACTGTCGTTCATGGGGATCGGAATGATCTTAACATGGATTACGGCGCGCAAGGCGTATAGTCCGATCGAGCGTCTAATCGATTACAGCCGGAGTTTGAATGCGGAGCGCGTCCCCGTCAAGGAGAACGAGCTAGAATATATTAAGGCCACGCTCGACCAACTCAATAAGGAAAAACATCATCTCTCGGAGTTCATGGAGAAAATCGAACCGTCCATGCGGGAGAAATGTCTGCAACAGCTGCTCGTCGGACAATATACGAATCACGCCAGGCTGCTGCAGGATTGCAAAAATTACGGAATCAATACCCAATTTACGAATGTCGTACTGATTGTCCAAGCGGAAAATTTGCACAGCGATAAGCGGTTCCTCCCCGAGGAGCGCAGCATCGTAGCCTTCGCATTGGCAAACGTCATGGAGGAGATCTTGCGCGCGCAAGCGTCGCTTCAAGGCCATGTCGTTCCTTACCAAGGCGCCGGCGTGGCGATCGTTCAGTTTAATTCCGGTCTGGATCAGAACCATATGCATGAACGCACGCTTGAGTATGCTCACGCGGTGTCGTCAGCGTTGAAAAGTGTATTGGCGTTCGATGTGACGGTCGGCATCGGGCGATATTACTCGCACATCGCCGATGCGAGGGTATCCTACAAGGAAGCGCAGAACGCGCTTCAATATCGGATCTTCCAGGATTCGGAGCGCATCCTCTTTATTGAAGATGTGGAGTCTGAGAAAAAGCAAACGATCCTCAGATATCCGCGCGAGCTGGAGGCGGATATGATCGATGCGCTTGATCGGGAGGACGCATCGATGGCCACGGAACACCTGCGTAAATTTGCAGATCTCTTACGAGGATCTCAATCATATGTGTTCATCCATCAGAGCTACCACCTGCTCTTGTCGTCGCTGATCGCGTCATTGGATAAGCATAATGTAAACCAGATGGAACTGATGGAGCAAAATTTGTTCGAACAGCTGAAAACCAAGCAGACCTTCTCGGAAGTGTTCGGTTGGTTCGAACAAACGGTATTTCCGCTCTACGTATGTCTTACCCGGAGCGAGCGCGAATCGGATAGCGAGACAGGAATACAGTATATTTGCAAGTACATTCGAGAAAATTGCGGAGAAGATTTATCGCTCGTGCAATGCGCCGAAATGATCGGGGTCAGTCCATCCTATTTAAGCCGTTTGTTTAAGAAGGAAATGGGTATGAATTTCTTGGAGTACGTCGTGGAATGCAAGGTGTCGGAAGCAAAGCGGCTGCTGCGGGAAACCGAGCGGAGCATCAGCGAGATCGCCTTGGCGGTAGGGTACTCCGAACGGAATTTGAACCGGATCTTTCAACGCCATATCCAGCTTTCGCCCGGCAACTACCGGGCTAAATATCGCTAG